Proteins from one Desertifilum tharense IPPAS B-1220 genomic window:
- a CDS encoding sulfotransferase, with protein MSKSKLACVTGLPRSGSTLLCQLLAEHPDIDTNGMSSPLFGALQSLRAHLSDNEFFLAQLDREFELNYARLQRSCRAFAAAWWQDTSCSVVVDKHRGWLNQIELALELDPEVKMLVCVRELGQVFGSIEAQHQKTVWLDFPDDLANLSPYTRAEKLFAPTGVVGGPLQSLQSVQDRPVEQQQRLFFVVFEHLMSEPVEVMKNIFHWLGVAPYEINPQNLTVRPSEADSYYRFKYPHRTYPQIQPPQRRQISARIEADLKSNYRWFYELFYPGLLGS; from the coding sequence ATGTCCAAGTCAAAATTAGCTTGCGTGACCGGGCTGCCCCGTTCAGGCTCAACTCTGCTGTGTCAACTCCTCGCCGAACATCCTGACATTGATACCAATGGCATGAGTTCGCCTTTATTCGGGGCGTTACAATCCTTACGCGCCCATCTCAGCGATAACGAGTTTTTCCTAGCCCAACTCGATCGTGAATTTGAACTCAACTATGCCCGCTTGCAGCGCTCCTGTCGAGCTTTTGCGGCTGCTTGGTGGCAAGATACCTCTTGTTCTGTAGTTGTCGATAAACATCGCGGTTGGCTCAATCAAATTGAACTCGCCCTAGAACTCGACCCCGAAGTCAAAATGCTGGTTTGCGTGCGAGAGTTAGGTCAAGTTTTCGGTTCAATTGAAGCCCAACACCAGAAAACCGTATGGTTAGACTTTCCTGACGATTTAGCCAATCTTTCACCCTACACTCGTGCAGAAAAACTCTTTGCTCCCACTGGCGTTGTCGGTGGACCTTTGCAGAGCCTTCAATCTGTACAAGACCGACCTGTCGAGCAACAGCAACGGTTGTTTTTCGTCGTGTTCGAGCATTTAATGAGCGAACCTGTTGAAGTGATGAAGAATATCTTCCACTGGTTAGGCGTCGCCCCCTACGAAATCAACCCCCAAAACCTGACTGTGCGCCCATCGGAAGCCGATAGTTACTACCGCTTCAAATATCCCCATCGCACTTATCCGCAGATTCAGCCACCGCAGCGGCGACAGATTTCGGCCCGAATTGAAGCCGATTTGAAGTCGAACTACCGCTGGTTTTACGAATTGTTCTATCCCGGTTTATTGGGGAGTTAA